AACGACAAATGGTAATGAAGTTAATGTAATACCCGCAATTGCCATACCTCTGCCTTTGGAAGAATTCCTTGCTCTTATTCCCAAGATAAACCCCGTAACATTAATGATAAAGGCCAAGAAAATGGTTAGCATCGTACCAGGTGATACCGTGTAGTATCTTGAATTGTAATTCAACATAAACCATGCCATAAAAAATAAAATAATACCAAATATACCAAAAATCATTGATACTACCGCTTGTCCTAATCTGTCCTTGGGCTGATTCTTAACGGGACGCTTCTGTTGAGTGGCTTGTTGTTGAGGTGAGGACTGTCGATTAGTCGCTGTTCTCATTTGACTATTTGTTCCCCTATTACCTTGCGTGTTAGTTACCCTGGTCTGACTACTCACCGTTCTATTTGTCTGGTTGGAAGTTGACCTATTAGGTTGATTATTTGTCGTTCTAGTAGTTCTTTGCAATCTACTAACTCCTTTCTGACTGAGCATTTATGTAGGAAAAAAGTAACAATATTAAATTCGTCATAATTTACCAAAAACCTCTTTCGAATTCATTTTTTTGAATACTGTAGTTTTATAGAAACAAGTTTAATGATAGGAAGACATAAATAGCTGATACCATATACTCATGGAATCAGCTTGTATTTGGGTATTTATTCATAAAGAGGAATGTTTATCTAAGCTATTCTTCCACCATACTATCGTTTCTTCTAAACCAGCATCTAAGGAGTACTTTGGTTTCCAATTTATTCCTCGTTGCAACCGCTCAATATTTGCACCTACAAATAAAGGCTCATCTTGCGGGGATGGAATGGCTCCCCATTTGATTAATTCCTCGTTCCCTATTTTTTCACCGATAAGAGAAGCTATCTGTTTCAATTGGATCGGTTGACCGGAAGCGATATTAACAGTTCCTTGTATATCGCTTCGTAATAAAGAGACAAGGGCATCGGCTACATCAGTGATATAGAGAAAATCACGATATTGATTCCCATGCGTGCATAAAGCCTCTTCGCCTTTCAATAAAGCGGTGATAAGGGTAGAAACAAGCCGATTGCCGGGATCATGAGGACCATATAAATGAAAGATTCTACCCCAGCAGGTACATAAACCAACCTGTTCAGAATATGATTGGAGCCATAAACGTAAGGTGTTTTTACAAACAGAATAAGGTGTTTTATAAGAGGAAATGGAGGTGGTTTCAGATAAATAGCCTTCCACCCATTCATATTCTGCACAAGTTCCAGCCACTACGGCTCTTTTTCCACCACATTCGACAAAATGACGAAATAATGCCATGCTGGATTGCACCCAATAGTAATTAGCAAGTGAATGATAACAGTGGGGAGGTACTGCTTCCCAAGCTAAATGTACTAGATGAGAAGGCTTCACCTTATCAATCAGGTCGGCTACTTCTGTATGGCATAAAAGATCGACTTGATGCCAAGTACAGGTAATATCCAAAAGAGGCGCCCTTCGATACGTCGCATGAACCTCGCATCCCATTTGATGTAGCATGCTCACTACATATCTGCCGATCCAGCCATTTCCACCTGTAACGAGAACTTTTTCCATGCTCTATAGCACTTCCACTTCTGGAACAAACACGACAAATTTTCCGCCCCAATTTCGAATATAGGAGCATTCCTCCATAATTTCTTCCTTCAAGTTCCACGGTAAAATGAGTACATAATCTGGTTTTGTTCGTTGTATTTCATCTGGCTTTTTAATCGGAATACGAGAACCAGGTAATATAAGTCCTTGTTTATGCGGGTTTTGATCCACTGTATAGGGGATGAGCTCTTTTCCTATTCCACAAAAGTGTAAGAGAGTATTTCCTTTAGCCGGAGCCCCATAGCCAACCATTTTCTTTTTCATATCATGGGCTTTAACGAAAAAGGATAGAATGTTGATCTTCATTTGTTCCACTTTCTTGGAAAACTCCAGATATGTTGGTAAGTGGTCAAGACCGTGTTCTTGTTCCTTCCCAATGAGCTCTGTTACGCTTGGCCGAATTTGTTCTTTATCCTCTTTATGTTTTACGAATAAACGTAAAGACCCACCGTGGGTAGGGAGTTCCTCCACATCTACAACCTTTAGCTCATGGTTAGATAGGATGCTTTGAACGGTTAGTAGTGAAAAGTAAGAGAAGTGTTCATGGTAGATCGTATCAAATTGGTTACCGAGAATGAGGTGTAAGACATGGGGGAACTCGATTGTGATCATACCATTTGGTTGCAACAGTATTTTTAGCCCTGCTATAAAATCATGCAATTGAGGTACGTGTGCTAGCACATTATTTGCGACAATTAAATCTCCTTTATAACCTTCCTGTACCAATTGCTTTGCTAATCTTTCGCCAAAAAAATCAGCTTTCGTGGGAATTCCTTTATCATTAGAAATTTTTGCTACATTTTTTGCTGGTTCAATTCCTAGTGTTCGAATATTATGCTTGTGGAAGTATTGTAATAAATACCCGTCATTACTTGCGATTTCAATTACTTGCGAATGATTATTTAATTGGAACCTAGCGATAGCCATCTCCGTATATTTTTCAGCATGGGATAACCAACTAGAGGAATACGAGCTAAAATAAAGATAGTGATGAAAAATTTGATCTGGTGATTCAAATTGACCTACTTGTACGAGAAAACATTTATCACAAACATAGGCATGCAACGGATAAAACGGTTCCATATCATCTACACAGTCTGGTGGTATGAATGAGTTAGCGAGAGGTGAAACTCCTAAATCCAAGAATGTATGAGTTAGCAATGAATTGCAAAAACGACATTGTTTATCGGACATTTTCTGAAGACTCCTAACTCCTTATAAATTTATAAACCTGTTGATTTGCTGGCGAGTGAATGACTTTATATCTTTACCTGCTTGAGATTGCTGGTACCATTGAACAGTCCATGTAATAGCTTCCGTGGTAGTTAATTTTGGATACCATCCTAATGAATGGATAGCTTTGCTACTATCAAGGGTTAGAATGGGAGATTCATAGGGAGGAGTAGTTGAAGGTATTGCTATCTCTATATTTTCGTTCCAAATGCTTGCTGCTTGATCTACCATTTCTCTAACTGTCAGATAAGAATGATCGATTGGTCCAAAATTCCAGGATTGGGTATAGGTAGGGTTATTCCATAGCTTTTCGGCAAGAAGTAAATATCCATGTAAGGGGTCTAGGACATGCTGCCAAGGGCGGATGGCGTTTGGGTTTCTAATGCTGAGTTTAGACGAATGAATCAGTGCTCTTGCGATATCTGGAAATAGACGATCTGCGGCCCAATCCCCACCGCCAATCACATTACCAGCTCTCACAGATGCTAGTCGTGGAACGGAAGAAAGTGCAGGCTGAAAAAATGATTTTTGGTAGGACTCAGTGACTACCTCTGCACATGCTTTGCTAGCACTGTATGGATCGTGCCCCCCAAGTGGGTCCGTTTCCTGAAAGGAATGATTACCTAACCCATCATTTTTATAACATTTATCGCTTGTAACATTAATAATCACGTGAACACTTTTCGTTTGTCGTGCTGCTTCGAGGACATGAACGGTTCCCAATACATTCGTATGGTAGGTGGTAAGGGGGTCTGTATACGATTGTTGAACCAATGGCTGGGCCGCCAGATGAAAAATAATCTCC
This is a stretch of genomic DNA from Brevibacillus laterosporus DSM 25. It encodes these proteins:
- a CDS encoding NAD-dependent epimerase/dehydratase family protein, coding for MEKVLVTGGNGWIGRYVVSMLHQMGCEVHATYRRAPLLDITCTWHQVDLLCHTEVADLIDKVKPSHLVHLAWEAVPPHCYHSLANYYWVQSSMALFRHFVECGGKRAVVAGTCAEYEWVEGYLSETTSISSYKTPYSVCKNTLRLWLQSYSEQVGLCTCWGRIFHLYGPHDPGNRLVSTLITALLKGEEALCTHGNQYRDFLYITDVADALVSLLRSDIQGTVNIASGQPIQLKQIASLIGEKIGNEELIKWGAIPSPQDEPLFVGANIERLQRGINWKPKYSLDAGLEETIVWWKNSLDKHSSL
- a CDS encoding class I SAM-dependent methyltransferase; this encodes MSDKQCRFCNSLLTHTFLDLGVSPLANSFIPPDCVDDMEPFYPLHAYVCDKCFLVQVGQFESPDQIFHHYLYFSSYSSSWLSHAEKYTEMAIARFQLNNHSQVIEIASNDGYLLQYFHKHNIRTLGIEPAKNVAKISNDKGIPTKADFFGERLAKQLVQEGYKGDLIVANNVLAHVPQLHDFIAGLKILLQPNGMITIEFPHVLHLILGNQFDTIYHEHFSYFSLLTVQSILSNHELKVVDVEELPTHGGSLRLFVKHKEDKEQIRPSVTELIGKEQEHGLDHLPTYLEFSKKVEQMKINILSFFVKAHDMKKKMVGYGAPAKGNTLLHFCGIGKELIPYTVDQNPHKQGLILPGSRIPIKKPDEIQRTKPDYVLILPWNLKEEIMEECSYIRNWGGKFVVFVPEVEVL
- the rfbG gene encoding CDP-glucose 4,6-dehydratase gives rise to the protein MEKSFWYQKKVLITGHTGFKGTWLTLWLTSLGADVIGYSLNPPSTPHLFGVAEVSQECCSIKGDITDYPLLLQTLTEQQPEIIFHLAAQPLVQQSYTDPLTTYHTNVLGTVHVLEAARQTKSVHVIINVTSDKCYKNDGLGNHSFQETDPLGGHDPYSASKACAEVVTESYQKSFFQPALSSVPRLASVRAGNVIGGGDWAADRLFPDIARALIHSSKLSIRNPNAIRPWQHVLDPLHGYLLLAEKLWNNPTYTQSWNFGPIDHSYLTVREMVDQAASIWNENIEIAIPSTTPPYESPILTLDSSKAIHSLGWYPKLTTTEAITWTVQWYQQSQAGKDIKSFTRQQINRFINL